A single Venturia canescens isolate UGA chromosome 1, ASM1945775v1, whole genome shotgun sequence DNA region contains:
- the LOC122414278 gene encoding odorant receptor Or2-like isoform X2: MDIPQSRFYRINETTLRLAGLWPYQVRKCQKIQRILFHIGVMTVMLTQGIKLIEVWGDLDVMIECLTPMGVQFNACVKSLNCIINRRKMKKLLEQIKTDWSSLKREEEIKILATYSEQGRKLSLLYIGTIITISIVAASDTMFMTYIQHVCGMLAVIGHRFEKLIKIRNTQNGPSKYDDPCYEELVRCIEQHFHAAEYVDLVERSYSMSFMIQTIVSMVLLSMSAVQLLIKFGETDEMLRMIQFNLAQFCHIFYNSWPGQKLLDQSVIFRDSVYSSEWYSLSARSKVLFNFIMLRTLKPLKLTAGNLYDLSLENFGVVIRASASYFTVFASLR, encoded by the exons ATGGATATACCTCAGAGTCGTTTTTATCGCATTAATGAAACAACTTTACGATTGGCAGGGCTGTGGCCTTATCAAGTGCGCAAGTGTCAAAAGATACAACGGATATTGTTCCATATAGGTGTTATGACAGTTATGTTAACTCAG ggCATAAAATTGATCGAAGTTTGGGGCGACTTGGACGTGATGATAGAGTGCTTGACACCGATGGGGGTTCAATTTAATGCATGCGTTAAATCACTAAATTGCATCATAAATCGTCGTAAG ATGAAGAAACTCTTGGAGCAGATCAAAACTGATTGGTCGAGCTTAAAACGAGAGGAAGAAATCAAGATTCTTGCGACGTATTCCGAGCAAGGGCGGAAACTCAGTCTATTATATATAG GAACGATAATAACGATTTCAATAGTTGCCGCATCTGACACTATGTTCATGACTTATATTCAACACGTTTGTGGAATGCTTGCAGTTATTGG GCATCGATTCGAAAAGTTAATTAAAATCCGGAATACTCAAAACGGTCCGTCGAAATACGACGACCCATGTTACGAGGAACTTGTACGATGTATCGAGCAACATTTCCACGCTGCAGA ATACGTCGACTTGGTTGAAAGATCGTATTCGATGTCGTTCATGATTCAAACCATAGTAAGCATGGTACTGTTGAGCATGTCTGCTGTCCAG CTACTAATAAAATTTGGCGAAACCGACGAGATGTTGAGGATGATTCAATTCAATCTCGCTCAGTTTTGCCATATCTTCTACAACAGTTGGCCAGGTCAAAAGTTGCTCGATCAGAGTGTCATTTTCCGGGATTCCGT CTATTCTAGCGAATGGTATTCCTTGTCAGCCAGAAGTAAGGtacttttcaatttcatcatgCTTCGCACCCTCAAGCCTCTGAAACTTACAGCTGGCAACCTGTACGATTTGTCCCTAGAAAATTTTGGAGTG GTTATTCGAGCATCTGCATCATATTTCACTGTATTTGCTTCTTTACGATGA
- the LOC122414278 gene encoding odorant receptor Or2-like isoform X1 — protein sequence MDIPQSRFYRINETTLRLAGLWPYQVRKCQKIQRILFHIGVMTVMLTQGIKLIEVWGDLDVMIECLTPMGVQFNACVKSLNCIINRRKMKKLLEQIKTDWSSLKREEEIKILATYSEQGRKLSLLYIVYMYGTIVIYLTIPLLPAMLDIIVPLNESRPRTHLYRTEYFVDPEKYFFPIMLHTYIGTIITISIVAASDTMFMTYIQHVCGMLAVIGHRFEKLIKIRNTQNGPSKYDDPCYEELVRCIEQHFHAAEYVDLVERSYSMSFMIQTIVSMVLLSMSAVQLLIKFGETDEMLRMIQFNLAQFCHIFYNSWPGQKLLDQSVIFRDSVYSSEWYSLSARSKVLFNFIMLRTLKPLKLTAGNLYDLSLENFGVVIRASASYFTVFASLR from the exons ATGGATATACCTCAGAGTCGTTTTTATCGCATTAATGAAACAACTTTACGATTGGCAGGGCTGTGGCCTTATCAAGTGCGCAAGTGTCAAAAGATACAACGGATATTGTTCCATATAGGTGTTATGACAGTTATGTTAACTCAG ggCATAAAATTGATCGAAGTTTGGGGCGACTTGGACGTGATGATAGAGTGCTTGACACCGATGGGGGTTCAATTTAATGCATGCGTTAAATCACTAAATTGCATCATAAATCGTCGTAAG ATGAAGAAACTCTTGGAGCAGATCAAAACTGATTGGTCGAGCTTAAAACGAGAGGAAGAAATCAAGATTCTTGCGACGTATTCCGAGCAAGGGCGGAAACTCAGTCTATTATATATAG TATACATGTATGGGACTATAGTGATTTATCTAACAATACCATTGTTGCCGGCGATGCTCGACATAATTGTACCACTGAATGAAAGTCGTCCACGCACTCATCTTTATCGGACAGAATATTTCGTAGATcctgagaaatatttttttcctattatgTTGCACACGTATATAGGAACGATAATAACGATTTCAATAGTTGCCGCATCTGACACTATGTTCATGACTTATATTCAACACGTTTGTGGAATGCTTGCAGTTATTGG GCATCGATTCGAAAAGTTAATTAAAATCCGGAATACTCAAAACGGTCCGTCGAAATACGACGACCCATGTTACGAGGAACTTGTACGATGTATCGAGCAACATTTCCACGCTGCAGA ATACGTCGACTTGGTTGAAAGATCGTATTCGATGTCGTTCATGATTCAAACCATAGTAAGCATGGTACTGTTGAGCATGTCTGCTGTCCAG CTACTAATAAAATTTGGCGAAACCGACGAGATGTTGAGGATGATTCAATTCAATCTCGCTCAGTTTTGCCATATCTTCTACAACAGTTGGCCAGGTCAAAAGTTGCTCGATCAGAGTGTCATTTTCCGGGATTCCGT CTATTCTAGCGAATGGTATTCCTTGTCAGCCAGAAGTAAGGtacttttcaatttcatcatgCTTCGCACCCTCAAGCCTCTGAAACTTACAGCTGGCAACCTGTACGATTTGTCCCTAGAAAATTTTGGAGTG GTTATTCGAGCATCTGCATCATATTTCACTGTATTTGCTTCTTTACGATGA
- the LOC122414307 gene encoding protein TSSC4: MRPPSSSNEFQIQGGGNEFVTRQKQMFEQLSQAAKKFNKFENCQSLTEAEMQMLRQRSMPIRSPHSFLKKKRNETLQYCGKESIFKRPEGPAPMKVRKSIPDHHRHPQKWTKYSLEDVQTEQMSDRSNAQAAFSFLRELRARKSIEDLEREKDMEITTDGVESENQSTSSIRCKSTTHIPFRKIAKRKTEKEQPVVIVERPDRPIFQNSKIILPEYVVGQKQEKVKVARSAVKVDRTKQLRLDHLEEIDE; this comes from the coding sequence ATGCGCCCACCTAGTTCATCTaacgaatttcaaattcaaggaGGTGGTAATGAGTTTGTCACGAGACAAAAACAAATGTTCGAACAGTTATCACAGGCTGCAAAAAAGTTTAATAAATTCGAGAACTGTCAGAGTTTGACTGAAGCAGAAATGCAGATGTTGCGACAGCGATCAATGCCAATAAGGAGCCCACATTcgttcttaaaaaaaaagcgtaaCGAGACGTTGCAATATTGCGGCAAAGAAAGTATATTCAAACGTCCAGAGGGACCAGCACCAATGAAAGTTCGCAAGAGCATTCCGGATCATCACAGACATCCACAAAAGTGGACCAAATACAGCCTAGAAGATGTGCAAACAGAACAAATGTCCGATCGAAGTAATGCTCAGGCTGCATTTTCCTTTCTGCGAGAATTGAGGGCACGAAAAAGTATTGAAGATTtagaacgagaaaaagatATGGAGATCACTACCGACGGTGTGGAATCAGAAAATCAAAGTACTTCGTCGATTCGATGTAAATCCACGACGCACATACCTTTCAGAAAAATTGCTAAGAGAAAAACCGAGAAAGAACAACCAGTTGTGATCGTCGAGCGTCCCGATCGaccaatatttcaaaatagcAAGATTATATTGCCTGAGTATGTAGTTGGACAGAAACAGGAAAAAGTCAAAGTTGCAAGGTCTGCAGTCAAAGTTGATAGAACTAAGCAACTGAGACTCGATCACTTGGAGGAAATTGATGAATAA
- the axed gene encoding BTB/POZ domain-containing protein 6-B isoform X3 has translation MSGNKMQDFVILEVGPPGDTWRYNIDREKFAEKSEWFRAMLLGGLAPPASDPPPMVPLNHVDKRAFDHLLTYLRGEPLNFHSVSTARSTLDVAHELLCPELACLAVDYITANLSTSTVLGVYHGLNLYVSDEILLSDESRVPRTSAAPKRDIDKIAIACSRLLSACHNVIDASPDEVLRQENFEELSVNEVAELASRDELNLLHEGILFSALEKWAVCECRRQGLEPTSSNKRAVLYDEIWYSVRYLLMTSREFIEGPMRSGILSPDECASITHRILGHDAKNSTEQNRNLPMMSHLTTAPRNRKGNSFDNNSGMKPGKKEREDNKRNRRKECVSQGQKTCARIGDCIVRVLACVFD, from the exons ATGTCCGGAAATAAAATGCAGGACTTCGTTATTCTCGAG GTCGGTCCTCCTGGTGATACGTGGAGATACAACATCGACCGTGAAAAGTTTGCTGAGAAGTCTGAATGGTTTCGAGCTATGCTGCTCGGAGGCCTAGCGCCCCCAGCAAGCGACCCTCCACCCATGGTGCCTCTTAACCACGTCGACAAAAGGGCATTCGATCATCTCCTAAC ATATTTACGGGGCGAACCGCTGAATTTTCACTCAGTATCGACGGCACGGTCGACATTAGACGTGGCTCACGAGTTACTCTGTCCCGAATTAGCCTGCCTTGCGGTTGATTACATCACCGCAAATCTCAGTACTTCAACAGTCCTCGGAGTTTATCACGGCCTCAACCTTTATGTCTCAGACGAAATATTATTGTCAGATGAAAGCAGAGTACCGAGAACATCGGCCGCTCCAAAACGTGACATTGATAAAATTG CGATTGCCTGCTCGAGACTTTTGTCAGCGTGTCACAACGTCATCGATGCCTCACCTGACGAAGTTTTACGacaagaaaatttcgaagaaCTTAGCGTCAATGAAGTCGCCGAGCTTGCTTCGAGGGACGAGCTCAATCTTCTTCACGAAGGAATTTTATTCAGTGCGCTGGAAAAATGGGCCGTTTGTGAATGCAGGAGACAAGGCCTTGAGCCTACGTCGTCTAACAAAAGAGCCGTACTCTACGACGAAATTTGGTACAGCGTGAGATACCTTCTCATGACCAGTCGCGAATTCATCGAGGGTCCGATGCGAAGCGGTATTTTATCACCCGACGAGTGCGCCAGTATCACGCATCGTATTCTCGGTCACGAcgcaaaaaattcaaccgaaCAG AACCGAAATTTACCAATGATGAGCCATCTGACGACTGCCCCGAGGAATCGGAAAGGAAATAGCTTCGATAATAACTCTGGTATGAAACCAGGGAAAAAAGAGCGGGAAGATAATAAACGAAATAGAAGAAAGGAATGTGTGAGTCAGGGTCAAAAAACGTGCGCACGAATAGGCGACTGTATAGTGCGAGTACTGGCTTGCGTTTTTGATTGA
- the axed gene encoding BTB/POZ domain-containing protein 6 isoform X2: protein MRWRKCVECRKNFLAHTLTNDKPEVRRVKRCGDNHRWKIPDYHNSHEQRQRDNCCKTPIKATNQDPLSSEQSGMSGNKMQDFVILEVGPPGDTWRYNIDREKFAEKSEWFRAMLLGGLAPPASDPPPMVPLNHVDKRAFDHLLTYLRGEPLNFHSVSTARSTLDVAHELLCPELACLAVDYITANLSTSTVLGVYHGLNLYVSDEILLSDESRVPRTSAAPKRDIDKIAIACSRLLSACHNVIDASPDEVLRQENFEELSVNEVAELASRDELNLLHEGILFSALEKWAVCECRRQGLEPTSSNKRAVLYDEIWYSVRYLLMTSREFIEGPMRSGILSPDECASITHRILGHDAKNSTEQNRNLPMMSHLTTAPRNRKGNSFDNNSGMKPGKKEREDNKRNRRKECVSQGQKTCARIGDCIVRVLACVFD from the exons AGtgccgaaaaaattttttggcaCATACGCTAACAAACGACAAGCCCGAAGTCCGGCGGGTCAAACGTTGCGGGGATAATCATCGGTGGAAAATTCCGGATTACCATAATAGTCACGAGCAAAGACAAAGAGACAATTGTTGCAAAACACCAATTAAGGCAACGAATCAAGATCCTTTAAGCTCGGAACAAAGTGGAATGTCCGGAAATAAAATGCAGGACTTCGTTATTCTCGAG GTCGGTCCTCCTGGTGATACGTGGAGATACAACATCGACCGTGAAAAGTTTGCTGAGAAGTCTGAATGGTTTCGAGCTATGCTGCTCGGAGGCCTAGCGCCCCCAGCAAGCGACCCTCCACCCATGGTGCCTCTTAACCACGTCGACAAAAGGGCATTCGATCATCTCCTAAC ATATTTACGGGGCGAACCGCTGAATTTTCACTCAGTATCGACGGCACGGTCGACATTAGACGTGGCTCACGAGTTACTCTGTCCCGAATTAGCCTGCCTTGCGGTTGATTACATCACCGCAAATCTCAGTACTTCAACAGTCCTCGGAGTTTATCACGGCCTCAACCTTTATGTCTCAGACGAAATATTATTGTCAGATGAAAGCAGAGTACCGAGAACATCGGCCGCTCCAAAACGTGACATTGATAAAATTG CGATTGCCTGCTCGAGACTTTTGTCAGCGTGTCACAACGTCATCGATGCCTCACCTGACGAAGTTTTACGacaagaaaatttcgaagaaCTTAGCGTCAATGAAGTCGCCGAGCTTGCTTCGAGGGACGAGCTCAATCTTCTTCACGAAGGAATTTTATTCAGTGCGCTGGAAAAATGGGCCGTTTGTGAATGCAGGAGACAAGGCCTTGAGCCTACGTCGTCTAACAAAAGAGCCGTACTCTACGACGAAATTTGGTACAGCGTGAGATACCTTCTCATGACCAGTCGCGAATTCATCGAGGGTCCGATGCGAAGCGGTATTTTATCACCCGACGAGTGCGCCAGTATCACGCATCGTATTCTCGGTCACGAcgcaaaaaattcaaccgaaCAG AACCGAAATTTACCAATGATGAGCCATCTGACGACTGCCCCGAGGAATCGGAAAGGAAATAGCTTCGATAATAACTCTGGTATGAAACCAGGGAAAAAAGAGCGGGAAGATAATAAACGAAATAGAAGAAAGGAATGTGTGAGTCAGGGTCAAAAAACGTGCGCACGAATAGGCGACTGTATAGTGCGAGTACTGGCTTGCGTTTTTGATTGA
- the axed gene encoding BTB/POZ domain-containing protein 6 isoform X1, with amino-acid sequence MTVIEQSSERSCSNVPDKFQECRKNFLAHTLTNDKPEVRRVKRCGDNHRWKIPDYHNSHEQRQRDNCCKTPIKATNQDPLSSEQSGMSGNKMQDFVILEVGPPGDTWRYNIDREKFAEKSEWFRAMLLGGLAPPASDPPPMVPLNHVDKRAFDHLLTYLRGEPLNFHSVSTARSTLDVAHELLCPELACLAVDYITANLSTSTVLGVYHGLNLYVSDEILLSDESRVPRTSAAPKRDIDKIAIACSRLLSACHNVIDASPDEVLRQENFEELSVNEVAELASRDELNLLHEGILFSALEKWAVCECRRQGLEPTSSNKRAVLYDEIWYSVRYLLMTSREFIEGPMRSGILSPDECASITHRILGHDAKNSTEQNRNLPMMSHLTTAPRNRKGNSFDNNSGMKPGKKEREDNKRNRRKECVSQGQKTCARIGDCIVRVLACVFD; translated from the exons TATAGAGCAGAGTAGTGAGCGAAGTTGCTCCAATGTGCCGGATAAATTTCAGG AGtgccgaaaaaattttttggcaCATACGCTAACAAACGACAAGCCCGAAGTCCGGCGGGTCAAACGTTGCGGGGATAATCATCGGTGGAAAATTCCGGATTACCATAATAGTCACGAGCAAAGACAAAGAGACAATTGTTGCAAAACACCAATTAAGGCAACGAATCAAGATCCTTTAAGCTCGGAACAAAGTGGAATGTCCGGAAATAAAATGCAGGACTTCGTTATTCTCGAG GTCGGTCCTCCTGGTGATACGTGGAGATACAACATCGACCGTGAAAAGTTTGCTGAGAAGTCTGAATGGTTTCGAGCTATGCTGCTCGGAGGCCTAGCGCCCCCAGCAAGCGACCCTCCACCCATGGTGCCTCTTAACCACGTCGACAAAAGGGCATTCGATCATCTCCTAAC ATATTTACGGGGCGAACCGCTGAATTTTCACTCAGTATCGACGGCACGGTCGACATTAGACGTGGCTCACGAGTTACTCTGTCCCGAATTAGCCTGCCTTGCGGTTGATTACATCACCGCAAATCTCAGTACTTCAACAGTCCTCGGAGTTTATCACGGCCTCAACCTTTATGTCTCAGACGAAATATTATTGTCAGATGAAAGCAGAGTACCGAGAACATCGGCCGCTCCAAAACGTGACATTGATAAAATTG CGATTGCCTGCTCGAGACTTTTGTCAGCGTGTCACAACGTCATCGATGCCTCACCTGACGAAGTTTTACGacaagaaaatttcgaagaaCTTAGCGTCAATGAAGTCGCCGAGCTTGCTTCGAGGGACGAGCTCAATCTTCTTCACGAAGGAATTTTATTCAGTGCGCTGGAAAAATGGGCCGTTTGTGAATGCAGGAGACAAGGCCTTGAGCCTACGTCGTCTAACAAAAGAGCCGTACTCTACGACGAAATTTGGTACAGCGTGAGATACCTTCTCATGACCAGTCGCGAATTCATCGAGGGTCCGATGCGAAGCGGTATTTTATCACCCGACGAGTGCGCCAGTATCACGCATCGTATTCTCGGTCACGAcgcaaaaaattcaaccgaaCAG AACCGAAATTTACCAATGATGAGCCATCTGACGACTGCCCCGAGGAATCGGAAAGGAAATAGCTTCGATAATAACTCTGGTATGAAACCAGGGAAAAAAGAGCGGGAAGATAATAAACGAAATAGAAGAAAGGAATGTGTGAGTCAGGGTCAAAAAACGTGCGCACGAATAGGCGACTGTATAGTGCGAGTACTGGCTTGCGTTTTTGATTGA